The following proteins are co-located in the Palaemon carinicauda isolate YSFRI2023 chromosome 3, ASM3689809v2, whole genome shotgun sequence genome:
- the LOC137632451 gene encoding uncharacterized protein translates to MSNVAVSSPKSDQTPVEPPYNRELIIKSPSQEPPETIANISVSSLSSNFCVSSDSNSSCSSPSDLQVIKTNSDTTNSAPRKRSTSKSSVSDDDSDDRNESGSEDDSVNKSESESESESESESESESGSDSVSNISRNESDHDCEEGSALIDSASASANDGASTGVRVSASVSAGVRVSASDSVSAGVSQC, encoded by the coding sequence ATGAGTAACGTTGCAGTTTCTTCCCCTAAAAGTGACCAGACCCCAGTAGAACCCCCCTATAACAGAGAATTAATTATCAAATCCCCCAGTCAAGAACCCCCAGAAACCATTGCCAATATCAGTGTCAGTAGCCTTAGCAGTAATTTCTGTGTCAGTAGCGATAGCAATAGCAGTTGCAGCAGCCCCAGTGATTTACAGGTAATCAAGACAAACAGTGATACAACAAACAGTGCCCCAAGGAAAAGATCGACAAGTAAAAGCAGTGTTAGTGATGATGACAGTGATGATAGAAATGAAAGTGGAAGTGAAGATGATAGTGTGaataaaagtgaaagtgaaagtgagAGTGAAAGTGAAAGTGAGAGTGAAAGTGAAAGTGGCAGTGACAGTGTTTCAAACATAAGCAGAAATGAAAGTGATCATGACTGTGAAGAGGGAAGTGCCCTCATTGACAGTGCCAGTGCCAGTGCTAATGACGGTGCCAGTACTGGTGTCAGAGTCAGTGCCAGTGTCAGTGCTGGTGTCAGAGTCAGTGCTAGTGACAGTGTCAGTGCTGGTGTCAGTCAGTGCTAG